The proteins below are encoded in one region of Tsuneonella sp. CC-YZS046:
- a CDS encoding YbjN domain-containing protein, producing the protein MGTRGEDIGRDDDAAPVDMLASLFEARGWPCEFVSEDEISGEIQGSWANYQLRGIWREEDRVLQLLCLPDVRVPSGKRAAMFELLAMVNEQLWLGHFDIWSNGGVLLYRHGVMLGDDGLLSLSQAQAVVETAVEECDRFYPAFQFVLWGDKTPADALDSALVDAAGEA; encoded by the coding sequence ATGGGCACCAGAGGTGAGGATATCGGGCGCGATGACGATGCTGCGCCCGTGGACATGCTCGCCTCACTGTTCGAAGCCCGGGGCTGGCCCTGCGAATTCGTGAGCGAGGACGAGATTTCCGGGGAAATCCAGGGAAGCTGGGCCAATTATCAGCTGCGCGGCATCTGGCGCGAGGAAGATCGCGTTCTGCAATTGTTGTGCCTGCCCGATGTGCGGGTGCCCAGCGGGAAGCGCGCTGCAATGTTCGAATTGCTGGCGATGGTGAACGAACAGCTCTGGCTGGGCCATTTCGATATCTGGTCGAATGGCGGGGTGCTGCTGTATCGCCATGGCGTGATGTTGGGGGACGATGGCCTGCTCAGCCTGAGCCAGGCGCAGGCCGTGGTCGAAACGGCGGTTGAGGAATGCGATCGTTTTTATCCCGCGTTTCAGTTCGTGCTGTGGGGCGACAAGACCCCGGCCGATGCCCTGGACAGCGCGCTGGTGGACGCCGCGGGCGAGGCCTGA
- a CDS encoding Bax inhibitor-1/YccA family protein, protein MANWNDPRTTQRGFGASPSLNGEAVARAGYDMGLRRHMLSIYNYMASGVLLSGVVALLMDRLGYVQAMIGSPLMWLVMLSPLAIVFAMSFGQNRFSTATLQAMFWGFAVLMGMSLSTIFLVYTDASIAATFFATAGAFAGLSLFGYTTKKDLSGFGTFLIMGVVGLLIAMIVNMFMQSSALHLAISFIGVLIFAGLTAYDTQRLKMMYYQVAGTDFAGKAIVLGALSLYLDFINMFQFLLSFMGSRE, encoded by the coding sequence ATGGCAAACTGGAATGACCCCCGGACGACCCAGCGCGGCTTCGGAGCGTCTCCGAGCCTCAATGGTGAAGCCGTTGCCCGCGCCGGCTACGATATGGGCCTGCGCCGGCACATGCTCTCTATTTACAATTACATGGCGTCGGGCGTGCTGCTTTCAGGTGTCGTCGCGCTGTTGATGGACCGTTTGGGCTATGTGCAGGCGATGATCGGCTCGCCGCTGATGTGGCTGGTGATGCTGTCGCCCTTGGCGATCGTTTTCGCGATGAGCTTCGGCCAGAACCGCTTCAGCACCGCCACGCTTCAGGCGATGTTCTGGGGCTTCGCGGTGTTGATGGGCATGTCGCTCTCCACCATCTTCCTCGTCTATACCGATGCCTCGATTGCCGCGACCTTCTTCGCGACCGCGGGCGCCTTTGCGGGCCTCAGCCTGTTCGGCTACACCACCAAGAAGGATCTGTCCGGGTTCGGCACCTTCCTCATCATGGGCGTGGTGGGGCTGCTGATCGCGATGATCGTCAATATGTTCATGCAGTCGAGCGCGCTGCATCTGGCGATCAGCTTCATCGGCGTGCTGATCTTCGCCGGGCTGACGGCGTATGACACCCAGCGCCTGAAGATGATGTATTATCAGGTTGCCGGCACCGATTTCGCCGGCAAGGCGATCGTTCTCGGCGCGCTGAGCCTGTATCTGGACTTCATCAACATGTTCCAGTTCCTGCTCAGCTTCATGGGCAGCCGCGAATAA
- the murB gene encoding UDP-N-acetylmuramate dehydrogenase, with protein sequence MDTGELPVVDISPDMVRGKLTKDAPLAPLVWFKSGGCADWLFEPADIEDLRNFLGRLGGSVPVMALGLGSNLIVRDGGVPGVVVRLGKPFTRVEVEDEVTLRCGGGASGILVASNARDAGIAGLEFLRGIPGTVGGFVKMNGGAYGREVADILVDCDVVLPDGESVILPVADLRYTYRHSVLPDGAIVLSARFRGQPGDKAAIGAEMDRIAATREESQPLRSKTGGSTFKNPPGDKAWRLVDAAGCRGLRLGGAQVSEKHTNFLINTGNATSADIEGLGEEVRGRVRKSEGVDLEWEIQRVGRP encoded by the coding sequence ATGGATACGGGCGAATTGCCCGTCGTGGATATTTCGCCCGATATGGTGCGCGGCAAGCTGACCAAGGATGCCCCGCTGGCGCCGCTCGTCTGGTTCAAGTCCGGCGGTTGCGCCGATTGGCTGTTCGAGCCCGCGGACATCGAGGATCTGCGGAATTTCCTGGGCCGGCTGGGCGGCAGCGTGCCGGTGATGGCGCTGGGGCTAGGCTCCAACCTGATCGTGCGCGATGGCGGGGTGCCCGGGGTCGTGGTTCGGCTCGGCAAGCCATTCACGCGGGTCGAAGTGGAGGATGAGGTCACGCTGCGCTGCGGCGGCGGAGCCAGCGGCATACTGGTTGCGTCGAACGCGCGCGACGCGGGCATCGCGGGGCTGGAATTCCTGCGGGGCATTCCGGGCACCGTGGGCGGCTTCGTCAAGATGAACGGCGGCGCCTACGGCCGCGAGGTGGCGGATATTCTGGTCGATTGCGATGTGGTGTTGCCCGATGGGGAATCCGTCATCCTGCCGGTGGCCGACCTGCGCTATACTTATCGCCATTCCGTGTTGCCGGATGGCGCCATCGTCCTGTCCGCCCGGTTTCGCGGCCAGCCCGGCGACAAGGCCGCGATCGGCGCCGAGATGGACCGGATTGCCGCGACGCGCGAGGAAAGCCAGCCGCTGCGCAGCAAGACCGGCGGATCGACCTTCAAGAACCCGCCGGGGGACAAGGCCTGGCGGCTGGTCGATGCCGCAGGCTGCCGGGGGCTGAGGCTGGGCGGGGCGCAGGTGAGCGAGAAGCATACCAATTTCCTCATCAATACCGGCAATGCCACCAGCGCCGATATCGAAGGATTGGGCGAAGAAGTGCGCGGCCGCGTCCGCAAGAGCGAAGGCGTCGATCTCGAATGGGAAATCCAGCGGGTAGGGCGCCCATGA
- a CDS encoding tetratricopeptide repeat protein codes for MAGRGVAPVSGIALAIALVLPGAPALAQGAGDAGSVSRPVVQALPSPAVGNLESALQRLAGNPRDVTALVDAGSASIELGDTDAAIGFFSRAADLSPSDPRPKVGMGAALVRSENPYDALMMFEEAERYGASSTLLSGDRGLAWDLVGDNGQAQTFYRQALASGRNDEVTRRLALSLAISGDRREAEKVLQPLLDRNDSAAFRTRAFILAISGDAKAATDIAQQSMPRALAERISPYLRYMPRLTPAQQAAAANFGHFPNTADIGKDDPRVAKYNKDNRNRRAAQGADSALVPKGEPLGGAKQLSRREQRELERRQAIEASERKKAEELAAKKQAELARAEAERKAAAEAQARAASEAKAREVAAAQAQAAARARAAAMPPAPVPAASAAAIPASSAAAPASASASALPPPLPGTQGGAMLASASTGAEAPRPSILLAEPASSTAPAASASGSSPPASWSLPPQASPDRTGAAQIASFDTPAAASAPAGSEELPPVAASQPPASFAVPPAGFAPSTGLAVAAPAPASIPASASAQAVPAQVPVRVADAFADLAVANSQVTVAAGAVDITKIKPRREEPPKPKAEATPAPKPAPPPKPVHPSRSWVQVATGRDENALGFDWRRLNRANPELFKGRKAYVAKWGQTKRMVTGPFDSAKAAQDFVTKLKAAGIDSFPFTSDEGEAVEPLGN; via the coding sequence ATGGCTGGCAGGGGTGTGGCCCCGGTTTCGGGCATCGCCCTGGCGATTGCGCTCGTCCTGCCAGGCGCGCCCGCTCTTGCGCAGGGCGCGGGCGATGCGGGGTCCGTGTCTCGCCCGGTCGTCCAGGCGCTTCCGTCGCCCGCCGTCGGCAATCTCGAATCCGCGCTCCAGCGCCTCGCCGGAAATCCCCGCGATGTCACCGCGCTGGTCGATGCGGGTTCCGCTTCCATCGAGCTGGGGGATACGGATGCGGCAATCGGCTTCTTCAGCCGGGCGGCCGATCTTTCCCCCAGCGATCCACGGCCCAAGGTCGGCATGGGTGCTGCCTTGGTCCGCAGCGAAAATCCATATGATGCCCTGATGATGTTCGAGGAGGCGGAGCGTTATGGCGCTTCCTCCACGCTCCTGTCGGGCGACCGTGGCCTCGCCTGGGATCTGGTCGGCGACAACGGGCAGGCGCAGACTTTTTACAGGCAGGCGCTCGCAAGCGGGCGGAATGACGAGGTCACGCGCAGGCTTGCCCTGAGCCTCGCCATTTCCGGCGATCGCCGCGAGGCGGAAAAGGTCCTGCAGCCCTTGCTTGACCGGAACGATTCCGCGGCCTTCAGAACCAGGGCCTTTATCCTTGCCATTTCGGGGGATGCGAAGGCGGCAACCGATATTGCCCAGCAATCCATGCCGCGCGCTCTGGCGGAGCGCATTTCCCCCTATCTACGCTATATGCCACGGCTGACTCCGGCCCAGCAGGCGGCGGCCGCCAATTTCGGGCATTTCCCGAATACCGCCGATATCGGCAAGGATGATCCGCGGGTGGCGAAATACAACAAGGACAACCGCAACAGGCGGGCCGCGCAGGGCGCGGATTCCGCGCTGGTGCCGAAGGGCGAGCCATTGGGCGGGGCCAAGCAGCTCTCGCGGCGCGAACAGCGCGAGCTGGAACGCCGCCAGGCGATTGAAGCGAGCGAGCGGAAGAAGGCGGAAGAACTGGCCGCCAAGAAGCAGGCCGAGCTTGCGCGGGCCGAAGCGGAGCGCAAGGCGGCGGCCGAGGCGCAAGCCCGCGCGGCGAGCGAAGCCAAGGCGCGGGAAGTCGCCGCCGCCCAAGCCCAGGCCGCGGCGCGGGCCAGGGCCGCGGCAATGCCGCCCGCGCCGGTTCCGGCTGCATCGGCCGCCGCGATTCCCGCCTCATCCGCAGCCGCGCCTGCAAGCGCTTCCGCTTCCGCTTTGCCTCCGCCCCTGCCGGGCACTCAGGGCGGGGCCATGCTGGCAAGCGCATCGACCGGCGCGGAAGCCCCGCGCCCGTCGATCTTGCTTGCTGAACCCGCGTCATCGACGGCCCCCGCTGCATCCGCGAGCGGATCTTCGCCGCCTGCGTCATGGTCCCTCCCGCCGCAGGCTTCCCCGGATCGGACGGGCGCTGCCCAGATCGCGAGCTTCGATACGCCTGCGGCGGCTTCCGCGCCGGCCGGCTCGGAAGAATTGCCGCCGGTCGCGGCCAGCCAGCCGCCGGCTTCATTCGCCGTCCCACCAGCGGGCTTCGCGCCGAGCACCGGGTTGGCGGTTGCCGCGCCCGCCCCGGCCTCTATCCCCGCCAGCGCCTCCGCGCAGGCCGTTCCGGCGCAGGTGCCCGTGCGCGTTGCCGATGCCTTTGCCGATCTGGCGGTTGCGAATAGCCAGGTGACGGTCGCGGCGGGCGCGGTGGACATCACCAAGATCAAGCCGAGGCGGGAAGAGCCGCCCAAGCCCAAGGCGGAGGCCACCCCGGCACCCAAGCCCGCTCCGCCGCCCAAGCCTGTCCATCCCAGCAGGTCGTGGGTGCAGGTCGCTACGGGCAGGGACGAGAATGCGCTCGGGTTCGATTGGCGGCGGCTGAACCGCGCCAACCCGGAGCTGTTCAAGGGGCGCAAGGCCTATGTCGCCAAATGGGGGCAGACCAAGCGAATGGTCACCGGGCCGTTCGATTCCGCGAAGGCCGCGCAGGATTTCGTCACCAAACTCAAGGCCGCCGGGATCGATTCCTTCCCATTCACCAGCGACGAAGGCGAAGCGGTGGAACCGCTGGGCAACTGA
- a CDS encoding D-alanine--D-alanine ligase produces the protein MKEFSGMGGLPRLHVAVLMGGWSSERPVSLMSGEGVAKALESRGHVVTRIDMDRQVAARIAEAAPDVVFNALHGVPGEDGTVQGMLDLMGIPYTHSGLATSVIAIDKELTKQTLVPHGIPMPGGRIVESAALFQGDPLVRPYVLKPVNEGSSVGVAIVTENCNYGSPIRSDVEGPWREFDRLLAEPYIRGRELTVAVIGERALTVTELVPKSGFYDYDSKYTDGMTEHVCPAEIPDHIAALCKDIALRAHRLLGCKGTSRSDFRWDDERGEEGLFLLEVNTQPGMTPLSLVPEQARACGMDYADLVEAILADALRGRLEERGMVKGAP, from the coding sequence ATGAAGGAGTTTTCTGGCATGGGCGGCTTGCCCAGACTGCATGTGGCCGTGCTGATGGGCGGCTGGTCCAGCGAACGCCCCGTCTCGCTGATGAGCGGGGAAGGCGTGGCGAAGGCGCTCGAAAGCCGGGGCCATGTTGTGACGCGCATCGACATGGACCGGCAGGTGGCCGCGCGCATCGCGGAAGCCGCGCCCGATGTGGTGTTCAACGCGCTGCATGGCGTGCCGGGCGAGGACGGCACCGTGCAGGGAATGCTCGATCTGATGGGCATCCCCTATACTCATTCCGGCCTTGCGACCTCCGTCATCGCCATCGACAAGGAATTGACCAAGCAGACGCTGGTTCCGCACGGCATCCCCATGCCCGGCGGGCGGATCGTGGAAAGCGCCGCGCTTTTCCAGGGCGATCCGCTGGTGCGGCCCTATGTGCTGAAGCCGGTCAACGAAGGGTCGTCGGTCGGCGTCGCCATCGTGACCGAGAATTGCAATTACGGAAGCCCGATCCGCAGCGACGTGGAAGGGCCATGGCGCGAATTCGACCGCCTGCTGGCGGAGCCTTATATCCGGGGCCGCGAACTGACCGTGGCCGTGATTGGCGAACGGGCGCTGACCGTGACCGAGCTGGTCCCCAAGTCCGGCTTCTACGATTATGATTCCAAATATACCGACGGGATGACCGAGCATGTCTGCCCGGCCGAGATTCCCGATCATATCGCCGCATTGTGCAAGGACATCGCCTTGCGGGCGCATCGCCTGCTGGGCTGCAAGGGCACCAGCCGATCGGATTTCCGCTGGGATGACGAGCGCGGCGAGGAAGGCCTGTTCCTGCTGGAAGTCAATACCCAGCCCGGGATGACTCCGCTCAGCCTTGTGCCGGAACAGGCCAGGGCCTGCGGCATGGATTATGCCGATCTTGTCGAAGCGATCCTTGCCGATGCCCTGCGGGGCCGGCTGGAAGAAAGGGGAATGGTGAAGGGGGCGCCATGA
- the ftsZ gene encoding cell division protein FtsZ gives MSINIGPPSVEELRPRITVIGVGGAGGNAIANMIAAEIEGVDFIVANTDAQALNNSIVEHRIQLGPDITQGLGAGSRPEVGRAAAEETVEELERALDGVNMCFIAAGMGGGTGTGAAPVIAEAARRKGVLTVGVVTKPFLFEGTRRMRAADAGIQELQKHVDTLIVIPNQNLFLVAKAETTFKEAFQLADEVLQQGVRSITDLMVMPGLINLDFADVRSVMGEMGKAMMGTGEGEGENRALEAAERAIANPLLDGVSMQGAKGVIISIIGGDDMKLLEVDEAANHIRELVDQDANIIWGSAFNPDLQGKIRVSVVATGIDQDSSGVGAVESDARPLNLGAGRAPKRPVLPLPTEAELSYGAAPADNAGLAEAVPQAEPRAFEKPYEAPVAAEASGNGGFGGIEAGTPGAAQGDEPFELTFELNDTPAAEEDGEAEDDSGSAGYASLAPEDDGLLRDADRLVAEDAPVSGGLLGRRRGLISGGEPADAPPAPAQPNAGGGASAGTTLFERMANLSRGTRDERDEDDGDEDGGGSALNIPRFLGRQNNQ, from the coding sequence ATGAGCATCAATATCGGCCCACCGTCTGTCGAGGAACTCCGCCCCCGGATCACTGTGATCGGTGTAGGCGGCGCTGGCGGAAACGCTATCGCCAATATGATTGCGGCGGAGATCGAAGGGGTCGATTTCATCGTCGCCAATACCGACGCGCAGGCGCTCAACAATTCTATCGTGGAGCATCGCATCCAGCTCGGCCCCGACATCACGCAGGGCCTTGGCGCGGGTTCGCGGCCGGAAGTGGGGCGCGCCGCCGCCGAGGAAACGGTGGAAGAGCTTGAGCGCGCGCTGGACGGCGTGAACATGTGCTTCATCGCGGCCGGCATGGGCGGCGGCACCGGCACCGGCGCTGCCCCGGTGATCGCAGAAGCGGCGCGGCGCAAGGGCGTCCTGACGGTGGGCGTGGTGACCAAGCCGTTCCTGTTCGAGGGCACGCGGCGGATGCGCGCGGCGGACGCGGGCATCCAGGAACTGCAGAAGCATGTCGATACGCTGATCGTGATCCCCAACCAGAACCTGTTTCTGGTGGCCAAGGCCGAGACGACCTTCAAGGAAGCCTTCCAGCTTGCGGATGAGGTGCTGCAGCAGGGCGTGCGTTCGATCACCGACCTGATGGTCATGCCGGGCCTTATCAACCTGGATTTCGCCGACGTCCGTTCCGTCATGGGCGAGATGGGCAAGGCGATGATGGGCACCGGCGAAGGCGAGGGCGAGAACCGCGCGCTGGAAGCGGCCGAACGCGCGATCGCCAACCCGCTGCTCGACGGCGTTTCCATGCAGGGCGCCAAGGGTGTCATCATCTCCATCATCGGCGGCGACGACATGAAGCTGCTCGAAGTGGACGAAGCGGCCAATCATATCCGCGAACTGGTGGATCAGGACGCCAACATCATCTGGGGTTCGGCTTTCAACCCGGATTTGCAGGGCAAGATCCGGGTGTCGGTGGTGGCCACCGGCATCGATCAGGATTCCAGCGGCGTGGGCGCCGTGGAATCCGATGCCCGTCCGCTCAATCTCGGGGCGGGCCGCGCTCCGAAGCGGCCGGTTCTGCCGCTGCCGACCGAAGCGGAACTGTCGTATGGCGCGGCACCGGCGGATAATGCCGGGCTTGCGGAAGCCGTTCCCCAGGCGGAACCGCGCGCCTTCGAGAAACCCTATGAGGCGCCTGTCGCGGCAGAGGCTTCCGGCAACGGCGGGTTCGGCGGCATCGAGGCCGGGACGCCGGGGGCCGCGCAGGGCGATGAGCCGTTCGAGCTGACTTTCGAGCTGAACGATACGCCGGCCGCGGAAGAGGACGGCGAAGCCGAGGATGACAGCGGCTCTGCCGGCTATGCTTCGCTTGCGCCGGAAGATGACGGGCTGTTGCGCGATGCGGATCGCCTCGTTGCGGAGGATGCCCCGGTTTCCGGTGGCCTGCTGGGCCGCCGCCGCGGCCTGATCTCTGGCGGCGAGCCTGCGGATGCTCCGCCCGCCCCTGCCCAGCCCAATGCGGGCGGCGGGGCAAGCGCCGGCACCACCTTGTTCGAGCGGATGGCCAATCTGTCGCGCGGCACGCGCGATGAACGCGACGAGGATGACGGCGATGAGGATGGCGGTGGTTCCGCCCTCAATATTCCGCGTTTTCTGGGCCGGCAGAACAATCAGTAG
- a CDS encoding pyrroline-5-carboxylate reductase produces the protein MDDRKILIVGCGNMGGALLAGWLAGGLPPQSFTVVDPVLESVPAGVTLLRDPPAGSFDLLVLGIKPQMLDAVAPSLNSLAGPGTTLLSILAGVELDSLARHFPDAGAIVRLMPNLSAALGKSPLALAATRIDAAGRAALEDALAPLGSTEWLDEAQFDLVTALAGSGPAFVYRFIDALATGAESLGMPRGQAERLALATAEGAVALAAGAGVSPGELARKVASPGGTTEAGLRVLDQDGALLRLIESTLRAARDRGAEMGVQSRDGGKR, from the coding sequence ATGGACGATCGTAAAATCCTGATTGTGGGCTGTGGCAACATGGGCGGGGCGTTGCTCGCCGGCTGGCTGGCTGGCGGCCTGCCGCCGCAGAGCTTCACGGTGGTCGATCCCGTGCTGGAATCCGTGCCTGCGGGCGTGACCCTGCTGCGCGACCCTCCGGCCGGATCGTTCGACCTGCTGGTGCTGGGCATCAAGCCGCAGATGCTGGATGCCGTGGCGCCGTCGCTCAACTCGCTGGCCGGGCCGGGAACCACGCTGCTTTCGATTCTCGCGGGGGTCGAACTGGACAGCCTCGCCCGGCATTTTCCGGATGCGGGCGCGATCGTGCGGCTTATGCCCAACCTGTCCGCCGCGCTGGGCAAATCGCCGCTTGCGCTCGCCGCGACGCGGATCGACGCTGCTGGCAGGGCGGCACTGGAGGATGCGCTTGCTCCGCTCGGCAGCACCGAATGGCTCGATGAGGCGCAGTTCGATCTGGTGACGGCGCTGGCAGGCTCAGGCCCGGCCTTCGTCTATCGCTTCATCGATGCGCTGGCGACTGGCGCCGAATCTCTGGGAATGCCGCGCGGGCAGGCGGAACGACTGGCCCTTGCCACGGCGGAAGGTGCGGTCGCGCTGGCCGCTGGGGCGGGCGTTTCGCCGGGCGAGCTGGCCCGCAAGGTCGCCAGTCCGGGGGGAACCACCGAGGCGGGGCTGCGGGTGCTGGACCAGGACGGCGCGCTCCTGCGGCTGATCGAAAGCACACTGCGCGCCGCGCGCGACCGGGGGGCCGAAATGGGCGTGCAAAGCCGGGATGGCGGTAAACGGTAA
- a CDS encoding cell division protein FtsQ/DivIB, with product MSQKIKRGGKGVRRAAAARGAARKVDRARATTGSAFDAALRWLPFTEEQVHRGLMAVILGSCAALAWFVASLAGLPALAGAQLAVLAADAGFEVRRVEVRGVERMNELKVYERALGERDRAMPMVDIAALRQELLDLSWVKDARVSRQLPDTLVIDVVERVPHAVLRKPGRLMLIDDEGHELEPISAANAKGKLIISGPGSAMQVSALTRLLESAPALRPQVREAEWVGNRRWNLTFKTGQVLALPQGDDPATTALVSFARLDGVNRLLGGKVAAFDMRAPERIYMRIPGRSEQAMLDAKNPKEKR from the coding sequence ATGAGCCAGAAGATAAAGCGCGGCGGCAAAGGGGTGCGCCGCGCGGCGGCAGCGCGGGGCGCCGCGCGCAAGGTGGACAGGGCGCGGGCCACGACCGGCTCCGCGTTCGACGCGGCATTGCGGTGGCTGCCGTTTACCGAGGAACAGGTCCATCGCGGTTTGATGGCCGTGATCCTGGGCAGCTGCGCCGCCCTGGCATGGTTCGTTGCGAGCCTTGCGGGCCTGCCCGCCCTGGCGGGGGCGCAGCTGGCCGTGCTGGCCGCAGATGCGGGCTTTGAAGTGCGCCGCGTGGAAGTGCGCGGCGTCGAGCGCATGAACGAACTCAAGGTCTATGAGCGGGCGCTGGGCGAGCGCGACCGGGCGATGCCGATGGTCGACATTGCCGCCTTGCGCCAGGAACTGCTCGATCTTTCCTGGGTGAAGGATGCGCGGGTTTCCCGGCAGTTGCCCGATACGCTGGTGATCGACGTCGTGGAGCGTGTGCCCCACGCGGTGCTGCGCAAGCCCGGCCGCTTGATGCTGATCGACGATGAAGGGCACGAGCTGGAGCCGATCTCCGCGGCCAATGCCAAGGGCAAGCTGATCATTTCCGGCCCCGGTTCGGCTATGCAGGTGTCTGCCCTCACGCGGCTGCTGGAAAGCGCGCCCGCGCTGCGCCCGCAGGTGCGCGAAGCGGAATGGGTTGGCAATCGCCGGTGGAATCTCACCTTCAAGACCGGGCAGGTGCTGGCCTTGCCGCAGGGCGACGATCCCGCGACCACGGCCCTTGTTTCCTTCGCCCGGCTGGATGGCGTGAATCGCTTGCTGGGCGGAAAGGTCGCGGCCTTCGACATGCGGGCGCCGGAACGGATATACATGCGCATACCGGGGCGGTCGGAGCAGGCCATGCTGGATGCGAAAAACCCGAAAGAGAAGCGATGA
- the ftsA gene encoding cell division protein FtsA has product MASTPRIARVFGAVNIGSFRISAMVAGLSETGEMVVLGSGHRASQGIKRGYVTDMAAATYAVRDAIERAEKLAGTSISSVWIGCSGAGLTSRVAEVEIDIGGRRIEDGDVEHLLVAARDTIQPDGRMVLHAQPAHYTLDGAHGVPNPRGLHAERLGVDIHVMLADGAPIRNITEAVQNAHVDVEAVVAAPVAAGYACLSPEERELGVALIEIGGEMTNVSVHAGGMLLGLAALPYGSADITDAVASHFGIRRFQAERLKCVAGSAIASPADHREMVPVLGPGDEGGGPVARHADDKNRIPRAELISVITRELDRLTADIGAALKGMGFSGQRGQQVVLTGGGSELAGLADYAQAALGRPVRIGRPPALRGLPEAHAVPGFSTLAGLVLYASADPVDIRSIGLSYQPAMRYSGGALIQRVFRAMREYF; this is encoded by the coding sequence ATGGCCTCCACGCCGCGCATTGCGCGCGTCTTCGGCGCGGTCAACATCGGCTCCTTCCGCATCTCCGCGATGGTGGCGGGCCTGTCCGAGACTGGAGAGATGGTGGTGCTGGGGTCGGGCCATCGCGCCTCGCAGGGCATCAAGCGCGGATATGTCACGGACATGGCGGCGGCCACCTATGCCGTGCGTGATGCCATCGAACGGGCGGAGAAGCTGGCCGGGACGAGCATTTCCAGCGTATGGATCGGCTGCTCCGGCGCAGGCCTGACCAGCCGCGTCGCCGAGGTCGAGATAGATATCGGCGGCCGCCGGATCGAGGATGGCGATGTCGAGCATCTGCTGGTCGCGGCGCGGGATACGATCCAGCCGGACGGGCGGATGGTGCTGCATGCCCAGCCCGCGCATTATACGCTGGATGGCGCCCATGGCGTGCCCAATCCGCGCGGCCTTCATGCGGAGCGGCTTGGCGTGGACATCCATGTGATGCTGGCCGATGGCGCGCCGATCCGCAACATCACGGAAGCGGTCCAGAACGCGCATGTCGATGTGGAGGCGGTGGTGGCCGCGCCGGTCGCCGCCGGCTATGCCTGCCTTTCGCCGGAAGAGCGCGAACTCGGTGTGGCGCTGATCGAGATCGGCGGCGAGATGACCAATGTGTCGGTTCACGCGGGCGGGATGCTGCTGGGCCTGGCCGCGCTGCCCTACGGCTCCGCCGACATCACGGACGCGGTGGCTTCCCATTTCGGGATTCGCCGGTTCCAGGCCGAACGGCTCAAATGCGTGGCCGGCTCGGCCATCGCCAGCCCGGCCGACCATCGCGAGATGGTCCCCGTGCTGGGGCCGGGCGATGAAGGGGGTGGCCCCGTTGCGCGCCATGCCGACGACAAGAACCGCATTCCGCGCGCCGAGCTGATCTCGGTGATTACGCGCGAACTCGACCGGCTGACCGCGGATATCGGCGCGGCGCTGAAGGGGATGGGCTTTTCCGGGCAGCGCGGGCAGCAGGTGGTGCTGACGGGCGGCGGCTCCGAACTGGCGGGTCTTGCCGATTATGCGCAGGCCGCGCTGGGCCGCCCGGTGCGGATCGGGCGCCCGCCTGCGCTCAGGGGCTTGCCGGAAGCGCATGCGGTGCCGGGCTTCTCGACTCTGGCCGGCCTCGTGCTGTATGCGTCCGCCGATCCCGTGGACATCCGGAGCATCGGCCTCAGCTATCAGCCGGCCATGCGCTACAGCGGAGGGGCGCTGATTCAGCGGGTCTTCCGCGCCATGCGGGAATATTTCTGA